In Cyclopterus lumpus isolate fCycLum1 chromosome 9, fCycLum1.pri, whole genome shotgun sequence, a single genomic region encodes these proteins:
- the acacb gene encoding acetyl-CoA carboxylase 2 isoform X3, which yields MSGLHLVKKGRKHRKMDLQRDFTVASPAEFVTRFGGNRVIEKVLIANNGIAAVKCMRSIRRWSYEMFRNERTIRFVVMVTPEDLKANAEYIKMADHYVPVPGGPNNNNYANVELIVDIAKRIPVQAVWAGWGHASENPKLPELLDKAGISFLGPSSKAMWALGDKVASSIVAQSADIPTLPWSGSGLRVDWEEDDQFLGNVISVPPLVYSKGCVLDVDDGLAGAEIIGYPVVIKASEGGGGKGIRKVENSEDFPSLFRQVQTEVPGSPIFIMQLAQHARHLEVQILADEYGNAISLFGRDCSVQRRHQKIIEEAPATIASSSTFEQMEKYAVRLAKMVGYVSAGTVEYLYSENGSFHFLELNPRLQVEHPCTEMIGDVNLPAAQLQIAMGIPLHRMKDIRLLYGETPWGDTIIDFEAPECMPSPRGHVIAARITSENPDEGFKPSSGTVQELNFRSSKNVWGYFSVGATGGLHEFADSQFGHCFSWGENREEAISNMVVAMKELSIRGDFRTTVEYLIKLLETESFRNNDIDTSWLDHLIAEKVQAERPDTMLGIVCGALHVADASFQKSMSDYLHSLERGQVLPAASLLNSVSVDLIYEGVKFCLKVARQSPTTYVIMLNGSNIEIDVHRLSDGGLLLCYDGSSHITYMKEEVDSYRVTVGNKTCVFVKETDPTMLRSPTAGKLLQYVLDDGGHVFSGETYAEIEVMKMVMALTVPQSGCVHFVKRSGAVLEPGCVVARVELDDPSSIHRVELNTAILPPQQPLPIVGEKLHQVFHCVLDNLVKVMAGYCLEEPFFSSKLKQWVATLMKTLRDPSLPLLELQEIMTSLASRIPSSVEKDIRKVMAQYASNITSVLCQFPSQRIANILDSHAATLQRKPDREVFFMNTQSIVQLVQRYRSGIRGYMKSVVLDLLKRYLQVEIQFQHAHYDKCVINLREQHKPDMSPVLDYIFSHAQVSKKNILVIMLIDHLCGRDSMLADELMAILNELTELSKMENSKVALRARQVLIASHLPSYELRHNQVESIFLSAIDTYGHQFCPENLKKLILSETSIFDVLPNFFYHTNQVVCMAALEVYVRRGYIAYELNSIQHHQLQDGTCAVDFQFMLPSSHPNRGSNPTHNRVPVPVSGSSRFKMRRESSELFLEGAFSPPCQRMGAMVAFHCFDDFKRNFDEVLTSFAEPLLESTPFSESHSSLFEEEDFKNTRENPIHIINVSIKTADTEDGDALVTAFTAFAQSKRAVLFEYGIRRITFLIAQKREFPKFFTFRARDGFQEDRIYRNLEPALAFQLELNRMRNFDLTAVPCANHKMQLYLGAARVQEGAEVTDYRFFIRAIIRHSDLITKEASFEYLQNEGERLLLEAMDELEVAFSNTGVRTDCNHIFLNFVPTVIMDPSKIEESVRSMVMRYGSRLWKLRVLQAELKINIRLTPTGNAIPVRLFLTNESGYYLDISLYKEVTNLSSGQIMFKSYGDKQGPLHGMLINTPYVTKDLLQAKRFQAQTLGTTYVYDFPEMFRQALFKLWGPGDKYPKDVLMCTELVLDPQGRLVQMNRLPGDNDVGMVAFRLKMKTPEYPEGRVIIVICNDITYMIGSFGPQEDELFLRASELARAEGIPRIYVSANSGARIGLAEEIKHMFQVAWIDPTDLYKGFKYLYLTPQDYTGISSTNAVHCHHVEEGGESRYIITDVIGKDEGLGVENLRGSGTIAGESSQAYDEIITISMVTCRAIGIGAYLVRLGQRVIQVENSHIILTGAGALNKVLGRQVYTSNNQLGGIQIMHNNGVTHTTVPDDFEGVFTILQWLSYMPKNKHSPVPVISTTDPVDREIEYTPTKAPYNPRWMLAGRPHPTVRGSWQSGFFDHGSFMEIMESWAQTVVVGRARLGGIPLGVIAVETRTVELTVPADPANLDSESKVLQQAGQVWYPDSAFKTAQAICDFNRERLPLMVFANWRGFSGGMKDMYDQILKFGAYIVDALRSFHQPVLVYIPPHAELRGGSWVVIDPTINPLCMELYADRESRGGVLEAEGTVEIKYRRKDLLKTMRRLDSVYASLVEQLASPELSDKLCRELESKLRAREEFLLPIYHQVAVQFVDLHDTPGRMQEKGVITDILDWKTVRTFFYWRLRRLLLEQVVKCEILQANKDLSDGHMQSMLRRWFVETEGTVKAYLWDNNKVVVEWLEKHLTKEDGVRSGIRENIKYLKRENTLKHIRSLVQANPDVAMDSIIHMSQNITQSQRTKLSHLLATMDSTSTN from the exons ATGTCTGGTCTTCACTTGGTGAAAAAAGGACGCAAACACAGAAAGATGGATCTCCAGAGGGACTTCACCGTGGCCTCTCCTGCTGAGTTTGTTACCCGGTTTGGTGGCAACCGCGTCATCGAAAAA GTGCTGATTGCTAACAACGGCATAGCTGCAGTCAAATGCATGCGTTCTATTCGTCGCTGGTCCTACGAAATGTTTCGTAACGAAAGGACCATCCGTTTTGTTGTCATGGTTACCCCTGAAGACTTGAAAGCTAATGCAG AATACATTAAGATGGCAGACCATTATGTGCCTGTACCCGGTGggcccaacaacaacaactacgcCAACGTAGAGCTGATCGTTGACATTGCGAAAAGAATCCCAGTGCAG GCTGTCTGGGCTGGTTGGGGTCATGCCTCTGAAAACCCCAAACTGCCTGAGCTGTTGGACAAAGCAGGAATATCGTTCTTAG GCCCATCCAGTAAGGCCATGTGGGCTCTCGGGGATAAGGTGGCTTCTTCTATTGTGGCTCAGAGTGCTGACATTCCCACACTACCATGGAGCGGATCAG GTCTGAGAGTGGACTGGGAAGAGGACGACCAGTTTCTGGGCAATGTAATCAGTGTGCCTCCGCTGGTCTACTCAAAAGGCTGTGTtcttgatgttgatgatgggctAGCA GGGGCTGAGATAATTGGTTATCCTGTTGTCATCAAGGCCtctgaaggtggaggtggaaagGGTATCCGGAAAGTAGAAAATTCGGAAGATTTTCCAAGCCTCTTTAGACAG GTTCAGACAGAGGTACCCGGCTCGCCTATCTTCATCATGCAGCTGGCTCAGCATGCCAGACACCTTGAGGTTCAGATACTGGCTGATGAGTACGGAAACgccatctctctctttggaCGAGACTGCTCCGTCCAGAGAAGGCACCAAAAGATAATAGAGGAAGCTCCTGCCACCATAGCTTCTTCCTCAACATTCGAGCAAATGGAAAAG TATGCTGTGCGATTGGCCAAGATGGTGGGCTATGTAAGCGCAGGTACTGTGGAATATCTTTACTCTGAAAATGGAAGTTTCCATTTCCTGGAGCTGAATCCTCGCCTGCAGGTGGAACATCCCTGTACAGAGATGATCGGAGATGTGAACCTGCCAGCTGCCCAGCTTcag ATTGCGATGGGCATCCCCCTTCATAGAATGAAGGACATCCGCTTGCTTTATGGAGAAACTCCGTGGGGTGACACCATTATTGACTTTGAGGCTCCAGAATGCATGCCAAGTCCACGAGGGCACGTCATAGCTGCACGGATCACCAGTGAGAACCCTGATGAG GGGTTCAAGCCCAGTTCTGGCACCGTGCAGGAGCTGAACTTCCGCAGCAGTAAAAACGTCTGGGGTTATTTCAGCGTTGGGGCAACTGGAGGCCTGCATGAATTTGCAGATTCCCAGTTTGGACACTGTTTCTCTTGGGGAGAAAACCGCGAAGAAGCCATCTC GAACATGGTGGTGGCTATGAAGGAGCTGTCCATTAGAGGGGACTTCCGGACCACGGTTGAATACCTCATTAAGTTACTAGAGACGGAAAGCTTCAGAAACAATGATATCGACACTAGCTGGCTGGATCATCTCATTGCAGAGAAAGTGCAG GCGGAGAGACCAGATACCATGCTGGGTATTGTTTGTGGGGCTTTGCATGTTGCTGATGCAAGCTTCCAAAAGAGTATGTCTGATTACCTGCATTCACTGGAAAG AGGCCAAGTACTGCCTGCAGCCAGTCTACTCAACTCTGTCAGTGTGGACCTAATATACGAAGGAGTCAAGTTCTGCCTCAAG GTTGCTCGCCAATCCCCAACAACTTATGTCATCATGCTGAACGGCTCCAACATTGAGATAGACGTCCACAGGCTGAGTGATGGGGGCCTCCTGCTGTGCTATGACGGCAGCAGCCATATCACCTACatgaaggaggaagtggacag CTATCGCGTCACTGTAGGCAACAAGACTTGTGTATTTGTGAAGGAGACTGATCCCACGATGCTGAGGTCGCCCACTGCCGGTAAACTGCTGCAGTATGTGTTAGACGATGGCGGCCATGTTTTCTCAGGAGAGACCTATGCAGAGATTGAG gtgatgaagatggtgatggcGTTGACAGTGCCGCAGTCTGGTTGTGTCCACTTTGTCAAGAGATCTGGAGCTGTTCTTGAGCCTGGCTGCGTGGTGGCACGCGTCGAACTGGATGACCCCAGCAGTATCCATCGG GTGGAGCTCAACACGGCCATATTGCCACCGCAGCAACCGCTGCCCATTGTTGGTGAAAAGCTTCACCAGGTGTTTCACTGTGTGCTGGACAACTTGGTGAAAGTCATGGCCGGCTACTGCCTTGAAGAGCCCTTCTTTAGCAGCAAG CTGAAACAGTGGGTGGCTACCCTGATGAAGACCCTCAGGGACCCCTCGCTGCCGCTGTTGGAACTCCAGGAGATCATGACGAGCCTGGCGAGTCGCATTCCCTCCAGTGTGGAGAAAGATATCCGTAAGGTCATGGCTCAGTACGCGAGCAACAtcacctctgtcctctgccaGTTCCCGAGCCAAAGG ATTGCAAATATTCTAGACAGCCATGCAGCGACCCTGCAGAGGAAGCCTGACCGAGAGGTGTTCTTCATGAACACTCAGAGTATTGTTCAGCTGGTGCAGAG GTACCGCAGTGGAATTCGAGGTTACATGAAGTCTGTGGTTCTCGATCTGCTGAAGAGATACCTGCAAGTGGAGATACAGTTTCAACATG CTCACTATGACAAGTGCGTTATCAACTTGCGAGAGCAGCACAAGCCGGACATGAGCCCTGTGCTGGATTACATCTTCTCTCATGCCCAGGTTTCCAAGAAGAACATCCTGGTCATAATGCTCATA GACCATCTGTGTGGAAGGGATTCCATGCTAGCAGATGAGCTAATGGCCATTCTGAACGAGCTCACGGAGCTTAGCAAGATGGAGAACTCAAAGGTTGCCTTGAGAGCCAGACAG GTCTTGATTGCGTCCCATTTACCATCATATGAACTGAGGCACAACCAGGTGGAGTCCATCTTCCTGTCAGCCATTGACACGTACGGCCACCAGTTTTGTCCAGAAAACTTGAAG AAACTTATTCTCTCTGAAACCTCAATTTTTGATGTTCTGCCCAATTTCTTCTATCACACCAACCAAGTTGTCTGCATGGCTGCCTTGGAG GTGTATGTGCGCAGAGGTTACATCGCCTATGAGCTGAATAGCATCCAGCATCACCAGCTGCAGGATGGAACATGCGCTGTAGACTTCCAGTTCATGCTGCCATCATCACATCCGAACAG AGGAAGCAACCCTACTCACAACAG GGTTCCGGTGCCAGTGAGTGGATCAAGCCGCTTTAAAATGAGGCGAGAGAGCAGTGAACTCTTTCTGGAGGGAGCCTTTTCTCCCCCTTGCCAGCGCATGGGCGCCATGGTGGCTTTCCACTGTTTCGACGACTTCAAGAG GAATTTTGACGAAGTTCTCACCAGCTTTGCAGAACCCCTCTTGGAGAGTACTCCATTCTCAGAGTCCCACTCCAGTCTgtttgaggaggaggacttcaag AACACGAGGGAAAACCCGATCCACATCATTAACGTGTCCATAAAAACAGCAGACACAGAAGACGGCGACGCCCTGGTTACAGCCTTCACCGCCTTTGCCCAGTCAAAG cGTGCTGTCCTCTTTGAATATGGAATCAGGCGAATCACATTTTTGATTGCACAGAag AGAGAATTCCCCAAGTTCTTCACTTTCAGAGCTAGAGATGGG TTCCAGGAGGACCGTATTTACCGTAATCTGGAGCCGGCTTTAGCGTTTCAGCTGGAGCTCAACCGCATGAGGAACTTTGACCTGACAGCCGTCCCCTGTGCCAACCACAAGATGCAGCTGTACCTCGGTGCTGCTCGTGTTCAGGAGGGAGCTGAAGTCACAGACTATCGCTTCTTCATACGAGCTATTATCCGCCACTCTGATCTTATTACAAAG GAAGCCTCCTTTGAATACCTTCAAAATGAGGGAGAACGTCTACTGTTGGAGGCCATGGATGAGTTGGAGGTGGCCTTCAGTAACACCGGTGTCCGCACAGACTGCAACCACATCTTCCTCAACTTCGTCCCCACTGTCATTATGGACCCTTCTAAA ATAGAGGAGTCTGTTCGCTCCATGGTGATGCGCTACGGCAGCCGTCTTTGGAAGCTGCGGGTTCTGCAGGCTGAGCTGAAGATCAACATCCGTCTGACACCAACCGGGAATGCCATTCCTGTCCGCCTGTTTCTCACTAATGAGTCTGGCTATTACTTGGACATCAGTCTGTACAAGGAAGTCACCAACCTAAGTTCTGGACAG ATCATGTTCAAGTCCTATGGAGATAAGCAGGGTCCTCTGCATGGCATGCTGATCAACACTCCTTATGTGACCAAAGACCTGCTGCAGGCCAAACGCTTCCAGGCTCAAACTCTCGGGACTACATACGTCTATGACTTCCCTGAGATGTTCAGACAG GCACTGTTTAAGCTGTGGGGTCCAGGGGACAAATACCCTAAAGACGTGCTGATGTGCACCGAGCTGGTTCTGGACCCTCAAGGTCGACTTGTGCAGATGAACCGCCTGCCTGGAGACAATGAT GTGGGAATGGTTGCCTTCAGATTGAAGATGAAGACTCCAGAGTACCCAGAGGGCAGAGTTATCATCGTCATCTGCAATGACATCACTTACATGATCGGCTCATTTGGTCCTCAAGAGGACGAGCTGTTCCTCAGGGCGTCTGAGTTGGCTCGGGCCGAGGGCATTCCCCGCATTTACGTCTCAGCCAACAGTGGAGCACGCATTGGCCTCGCTGAAGAGATCAAACACATGTTCCAGGTGGCCTGGATTGACCCCACGGACCTCTACAAG GGCTTCAAGTACCTCTACCTGACACCGCAGGACTACACTGGTATCAGCTCCACCAACGCTGTTCACTGTCACCATGTAGAGGAAGGTGGAGAGTCCAG GTACATCATCACTGATGTCATCGGGAAGGACGAAGGTCTCGGGGTTGAGAACCTGCGTGGTTCTGGCACCATTGCTGGAGAATCCTCTCAGGCGTATGATGAGATCATTACAATAAGTATG GTGACGTGTCGCGCTATTGGAATTGGAGCCTATCTGGTCCGTTTGGGACAGAGAGTGATTCAGGTAGAAAACTCTCACATTATCCTGACTGGAGCAGGTGCTCTGAACAAG gTATTGGGCAGACAGGTCTATACATCCAACAACCAGCTGGGAGGGATCCAGATCATGCACAACAATGGAGTCACGCACACCACCGTGCCAGATGACTTTGAGGGCGTCTTCACCATCCTGCAGTGGCTCTCTTACATGCCAAAG aACAAACACTCCCCTGTGCCTGTTATATCAACTACAGACCCagtagacagagagatagaatATACTCCTACTAAAGCACCGTACAACCCCCGCTGGATGCTGGCTGGGAGACCTCACCCCA CAGTGAGAGGTTCCTGGCAGAGTGGATTCTTCGACCACGGCTCTTTCATGGAGATAATGGAGTCTTGGGCTCAGACGGTGGTAGTGGGCAGAGCACG GTTAGGAGGAATTCCCCTCGGTGTCATCGCTGTTGAAACACGGACAGTTGAGCTCACGGTCCCAGCCGATCCAGCAAACCTGGATTCAGAATCTAAA GTTCTGCAGCAGGCGGGCCAAGTGTGGTATCCAGATTCAGCCTTTAAAACGGCTCAGGCCATTTGTGACTTCAACCGGGAACGTCTTCCTCTCATGGTGTTTGCCAACTGGAGGGGCTTCTCTGGTGGAATGAAAG ATATGTATGACCAGATACTGAAGTTTGGCGCCTACATCGTGGACGCCCTGCGTAGTTTCCATCAGCCGGTGCTGGTATACATCCCACCACATGCTGAGCTGAGAGGAGGATCATGGGTGGTGATAGACCCCACCATCAACCCACTGTGTATGGAGCTCTATGCAGACAGGGAGAGCAG AGGGGGTGTGCTGGAGGCTGAGGGCACAGTGGAGATCAAGTACAGGAGGAAGGATCTCCTGAAGACCATGAGAAGACTAGATTCAGTCTATGCTAGTCTGGTTGAGCAGCTTG CTTCCCCAGAGCTGTCTGACAAACTGTGCAGAGAGCTAGAGTCGAAGCTCAGAGCCAGGGAGGAATTCCTGTTGCCCATCTACCACCAGGTGGCAGTGCAGTTTGTAGATCTCCATGACACCCCAGGGAGGATGCAGGAGAAGGGTGTCATCACT GATATTTTGGATTGGAAGACCGTGCGGACCTTCTTCTACTGGCGTCTGCGTCGGCTCTTGTTGGAGCAGGTGGTGAAGTGTGAGATTCTGCAGGCCAACAAGGACCTTAGTGATGGACACATGCAGTCCATGCTTCGGCGCTGGTTTGTTGAAACGGAAGGAACAGTCAAG GCCTACCTCTGGGATAATAACAAAGTAGTAGTTGAGTGGCTCGAGAAGCATTTAACAAAGGAGGATGGCGTACGATCAGGCATCCGAGAGAACATCAAGTACCTGAAAAGggaaaacactttgaaacacatCCGCAG CCTGGTGCAGGCCAACCCGGACGTGGCCATGGACAGCATCATCCACATGAGCCAGAATATCACTCAGTCCCAGAGAACCAAGCTCTCACATCTGCTTGCAACTATGGACAGCACCAGCACCAATTAA